Part of the Propioniciclava sp. MC1595 genome is shown below.
CGCTGGGTGACAAGGACCAGGGCATCGTTCACATCATCGGCCCGCAGTTGGGCATCACCCAGCCCGGCATGACGATCGTCTGCGGCGACTCCCACACCGCCACCCACGGCGCGTTCGGCGCGCTCGCGTTCGGCATCGGCACCTCCGAGGTCGAGCACGTGCTCGCCACCCAGACCCTCAACCAGGCGCCCGCCAAGCGGATGGCCGTCAACATCAACGGCGACCTGCCCGCCGGCGTCACCCCCAAGGACGTCGTGCTCGCCCTCATCGCGAAGGTCGGCACGGGCGGCGGACAGGGCTACATCGTCGAGTACCGCGGCACCACCATCGAGAACATGTCGATGGAGGGCCGGATGACGATCTGCAACATGTCCATCGAGTGGGGTGCGAAGGCCGGCATGGTCGCTCCCGACGAGACCACGTTCGCCTACCTCAAGGGACGCCCGCACGCCCCCGAGGGTGAGGCCTGGGACGCGGCGGTCGAGTACTGGCGCACGCTGCGCACCGATGAGGACGCCGTGTTCGACGCCGAGGTCGACATCGACGCGTCCACGCTGACGCCGTTCGTGACCTGGGGGACCAACCCGGGCCAGGGCGTCGGGCTGGGCGAGGCCGTGCCGTCGCCGGAGGACTTCTCCGACCCCGTCGACCGAGCCGCCGCCGAGCGCGCGCTGGAGTACATGGATCTGGTGGCCGGCACCAAGATGAAGGACATCCGCGTCGACACGGTCTTCCTCGGCTCGTGCACCAACGGGCGGATCGAGGACCTGCGCCTGGCGGCGTCCGTGCTGGCGGGCCGCAAGGTCGCCGACGGCGTCCGCATGATGGTGGTGCCCGGCTCGGCGCGCGTCCGCCTGCAGGCGATGGAGGAGGGCCTCGACGAGGTGTTCAAGGCCGCAGGTGCGGAGTGGCGCGAGGCTGGCTGCTCCATGTGCCTGGGCATGAACCCCGACCAGCTCAAGCCGGGCGAGCGCTCGGCGTCCACCTCGAACCGCAACTTCGAGGGGCGCCAGGGCAAGGGTGGACGTACCCACCTCGTCTCGCCGTCGGTCGCCGCCGCCACCGCCGTGCGCGGCACCCTGTCCTCGCCCGCCGACCTTGTTGAGGGGAACTGACCATGGAGAAGTTTGAATCGCACACCGGCGTCGGCGTGCCGCTGCGTCGCTCGAACGTGGACACCGACCAGATCATCCCGGCGGTCTACCTCAAGCGCGTGACCCGGTCGGGCTTCGAGGACGGACTGTTCGCCGCGTGGCGCAACGACCCCGCGTTCGTGCTCAACCACGACGCCTACAAGGCCGGCTCCGTGCTTGTGGTCGGGCCCGACTTCGGGACGGGCTCCTCGCGCGAGCACGCGGTGTGGGCGCTGCAGAACTACGGCTTCAAGGTGGTCATCGGCTCGCGCTTCGGTGACATCTTCCGGGGCAACTCGGGCAAGTCCGGGCTGTTGGTCGCGCTGGTGTCGCCCGAGGTCGTCGAGGAGCTGTGGACGTTCCTCGATGGGACCCCCGGCGCCGAGCTCACCGTCGACCTCGTGGCGCGCACGATCACCGCCGGTGAGGCGACGTTCCCGTTCGAGATCGACGACTACACCCGCCACCGCCTGCTGAATGGGCTGGACGACATCGGCATCACGCTGCAGAAGGACGCCGACATCGCCGCCTACGAGGCCAGGCGCCCGTCGTGGAAGGCCAAGACCATTCCTGCGAAGGTCGCCGACTGACGCTGAGCGGGCACGCGGGCCGAGCTCATGAGGTGAGCGCCTCCAGCCACTCTGCGTAGGCCGCAGCGAGCTCCACCTGCGTCGTATTCTTCGTGAAGCGCAGAGTGTCCTCTGCCAGCGTGGCCGCCCGCGCTCTTCGCCCATCCGGGTCGAGGGCGGCGAGGGCGGAGCGGCTGGCCAGGCCCGCCTCCAGCAGGTGCGCCACCGCCTCGACGGCGACCGTCGTGAGGGCGTCCTGCCCCTGCAGGGAGCGGTGGACCCGGGCGATCTCGACCAGGTGGGCCGCCGCCGGTGGGGCCAGGCCCAAACGAAGCGCCAGCTCGGTCGGCTCCATGGACGCCAGGAGTCCGGGGGAGTCCAGACCGCACTTCTCGAGCGCCTTGCGGTGCGTGCTGAGCGGGGCGAGGTCGAACAACTCGGTGCGCGGCGCCGGCCGAAACTCGGTGAACTGGGGAGTCTTGCGGAACCACTCCAGTTGGGGATCCTTCGGTAGCCACGCGACGACCCGGTCGGAGACCCGCGCGGCGCGGAGTTCGGGAAGCAGGGCTTTGGCGACGGTCTGCTGCTCCGCCTCGACCGGCACCCGCAGCCCGGGGGTGGCACGGGAGCACGCCCAGGAGTAGTGCGCCGAGGGTGACCGGTCCAACTCGGCCCACGAGCGGACGTCCGCGGCAACGTCGGCCCCCAAGTCCTCGGTGAGGCGGTCGTCCGACACGTGTACTGCCATGGCCGCAGCGCGGGACCGGACCGCCT
Proteins encoded:
- the leuC gene encoding 3-isopropylmalate dehydratase large subunit; translated protein: MGKTLSDKVWEDHVVKRAEGEPDLLFIDLHLVHEVTSPQAFDGLRLAGRPVRRPDLTLATEDHNTPTENILAPIADPVSRLQVDTLRKNAGEFGIRLHSLGDKDQGIVHIIGPQLGITQPGMTIVCGDSHTATHGAFGALAFGIGTSEVEHVLATQTLNQAPAKRMAVNINGDLPAGVTPKDVVLALIAKVGTGGGQGYIVEYRGTTIENMSMEGRMTICNMSIEWGAKAGMVAPDETTFAYLKGRPHAPEGEAWDAAVEYWRTLRTDEDAVFDAEVDIDASTLTPFVTWGTNPGQGVGLGEAVPSPEDFSDPVDRAAAERALEYMDLVAGTKMKDIRVDTVFLGSCTNGRIEDLRLAASVLAGRKVADGVRMMVVPGSARVRLQAMEEGLDEVFKAAGAEWREAGCSMCLGMNPDQLKPGERSASTSNRNFEGRQGKGGRTHLVSPSVAAATAVRGTLSSPADLVEGN
- the leuD gene encoding 3-isopropylmalate dehydratase small subunit — protein: MEKFESHTGVGVPLRRSNVDTDQIIPAVYLKRVTRSGFEDGLFAAWRNDPAFVLNHDAYKAGSVLVVGPDFGTGSSREHAVWALQNYGFKVVIGSRFGDIFRGNSGKSGLLVALVSPEVVEELWTFLDGTPGAELTVDLVARTITAGEATFPFEIDDYTRHRLLNGLDDIGITLQKDADIAAYEARRPSWKAKTIPAKVAD